A single genomic interval of Arthrobacter sp. NicSoilB8 harbors:
- a CDS encoding xanthine dehydrogenase family protein subunit M codes for MTILTLRFTRGKTDLNPALDNRYTMPPALRSEVGTMQIPAPFDYVRATTVDNALELLARYGPDSRVVAGGHSLLPMMKLRLSRPEWLIDINDLYELDFILRDGDKLRVGALTRHTTLLESDEVATLFPLVRDAELVIADPVVRNRGTIGGSLCQADPAEDLSTVCDVLAAQAVIRGPGGERIVSMSEFHRGPYETAVGPDELLAELRFPIRPRSGSAYEKVERRVGDWAVGAAGAAVSLAADGSVEDAAIGLTALGLDHTVAEAAAVLRGNRPDEELFAEAGRLAAAACNPVPDQRGPVDYKRHLADELTRRVLRRACARAAQMQEG; via the coding sequence ATGACGATATTGACACTCCGGTTCACCCGGGGCAAGACTGACCTCAATCCGGCGCTCGACAACCGCTACACCATGCCGCCGGCACTTCGGAGTGAGGTAGGGACTATGCAGATTCCGGCTCCATTTGACTACGTGCGCGCCACCACGGTGGACAACGCGCTGGAACTTCTCGCCCGCTACGGCCCGGATTCGCGCGTGGTGGCCGGCGGCCACAGCCTCCTGCCGATGATGAAGCTGCGTCTGTCCCGGCCCGAATGGCTGATCGACATCAACGACCTCTACGAGCTGGACTTCATTCTTCGGGACGGCGACAAGCTGAGGGTTGGCGCCCTGACCCGCCACACCACCTTGCTGGAGTCGGACGAGGTTGCCACCCTGTTCCCCCTAGTGCGGGATGCGGAATTGGTGATCGCCGATCCCGTGGTGCGCAACCGCGGCACTATCGGCGGCTCACTTTGCCAGGCCGATCCAGCCGAGGACCTCTCCACCGTTTGTGATGTCCTGGCTGCCCAGGCAGTGATCCGCGGGCCGGGCGGCGAGCGCATTGTCTCCATGTCCGAGTTCCACCGCGGACCCTATGAAACGGCGGTCGGGCCGGATGAGCTGCTCGCCGAACTCAGGTTCCCCATCCGTCCCCGCTCGGGTAGCGCCTATGAGAAGGTCGAACGCCGGGTGGGAGACTGGGCCGTCGGCGCCGCCGGCGCAGCCGTCTCCCTCGCCGCTGACGGGTCTGTTGAGGACGCCGCCATCGGTCTCACGGCCCTGGGCCTTGACCACACGGTGGCCGAAGCCGCGGCCGTGCTCCGCGGCAATCGTCCGGACGAGGAGCTGTTCGCCGAGGCCGGCAGGCTGGCGGCAGCAGCCTGCAATCCGGTACCGGACCAGCGCGGCCCGGTCGACTACAAGCGGCATCTCGCCGATGAGCTCACCCGGCGGGTACTGCGGCGGGCCTGCGCCCGCGCCGCCCAGATGCAGGAAGGCTGA
- a CDS encoding DUF6457 domain-containing protein: protein MTLSRDEDSSLRHWSSRLIQALQILDLEVDHDKIVQVADESVKAVGPHADAISAFIVGYAAGTASTNGRKGTQEAVHAAANKVIELCEHGESGGPDEEGWTKRAQ from the coding sequence ATGACGTTGTCCCGAGACGAAGACAGCTCACTGCGGCATTGGAGCAGTCGACTCATCCAGGCCTTGCAGATCCTCGACCTGGAAGTCGACCACGACAAGATCGTCCAGGTCGCCGATGAATCCGTCAAAGCCGTTGGACCGCATGCGGATGCCATCAGCGCGTTCATCGTGGGCTACGCTGCCGGCACCGCATCCACCAACGGCCGCAAGGGCACCCAGGAGGCCGTGCACGCCGCGGCGAACAAAGTCATTGAGCTCTGCGAGCATGGCGAGTCCGGCGGTCCGGACGAAGAGGGCTGGACCAAGCGGGCCCAATAA
- a CDS encoding LysR family transcriptional regulator codes for MTLGQLRTFALVAKLGSLHAAAAHLGVSEPAVSTALAALRQDLGDPLFVRAHGGIALTPGGRALADYAQDIVGLADKARWEVAHAQTETGRLKIVATAPFAEHAAGRLLDLFTRRVPGAVVDVVVEDAEDIAPLMLERVYDIALGARPAAANGTALNGTGDVGLDSVAFLRYQRVVVAAAGHALASLHGPVALAELLARPWFAGPAGIQAASEEGRWLAAQGVAPEIVRLSSETEALAAVRAGEGTMMALGHIVRAEIRSGALVRVPVAGTPVAGLWWASTLDRRRATTMARTLQRFAATADATAAMVAPGGSRGLERRGSKFHVALWSSGA; via the coding sequence ATGACATTGGGACAGTTGCGCACGTTCGCCCTGGTAGCCAAGCTGGGTTCACTTCACGCCGCCGCGGCTCACCTTGGAGTCAGCGAACCCGCCGTTTCGACGGCGCTCGCAGCCCTGCGGCAGGACCTTGGCGACCCGCTGTTTGTGCGCGCCCATGGCGGGATCGCGCTGACCCCCGGCGGCCGGGCACTTGCCGACTACGCCCAGGACATCGTGGGCCTTGCAGACAAGGCCCGGTGGGAGGTAGCGCACGCCCAGACCGAGACCGGGCGCCTGAAGATCGTGGCGACCGCGCCGTTTGCGGAGCACGCTGCCGGGCGGTTGCTGGACCTTTTCACCCGCCGGGTTCCCGGCGCCGTCGTCGATGTGGTCGTGGAGGATGCGGAGGACATTGCGCCGCTGATGCTGGAACGCGTCTATGACATCGCCCTGGGTGCACGGCCCGCCGCCGCCAACGGTACAGCTCTCAACGGTACCGGCGACGTCGGCCTCGATTCTGTCGCTTTCCTGCGGTACCAGCGGGTGGTCGTGGCGGCCGCCGGGCATGCCCTCGCCTCGCTCCACGGGCCGGTCGCGTTGGCCGAACTGCTGGCCAGGCCGTGGTTTGCCGGCCCCGCCGGCATCCAGGCGGCCAGCGAGGAGGGCCGCTGGCTGGCCGCCCAGGGGGTGGCGCCGGAGATCGTCCGGCTGAGCAGCGAAACGGAGGCCCTGGCCGCCGTCAGGGCGGGTGAAGGAACCATGATGGCGCTCGGACACATTGTCCGGGCTGAAATCCGCAGCGGCGCACTGGTCCGGGTGCCGGTGGCCGGGACGCCGGTCGCCGGACTCTGGTGGGCCAGTACCCTGGACCGCCGCCGGGCCACCACCATGGCGCGGACCCTGCAAAGGTTTGCCGCCACTGCCGATGCGACCGCGGCCATGGTCGCTCCCGGCGGTTCGCGGGGGCTGGAACGGCGGGGGTCCAAGTTCCACGTGGCGCTCTGGAGCTCAGGCGCCTGA
- a CDS encoding (2Fe-2S)-binding protein: MQISMTVNGSDVTSEIEPRVLLVHYIREVLGLTGTHWGCDTSNCGTCVVLMDGQPVKSCTVLAAMAAGHDIRTVEGLATGGTLDPVQQGFMEEHGLQCGFCTPGMMLTARALLDKNPHPDDAEIRQAISGQICRCTGYATIVRSVQWAAAHPAGSGPDDAAAAEDAAAEDTEVKA, translated from the coding sequence ATGCAGATCAGCATGACCGTCAATGGCAGCGACGTCACGAGCGAGATTGAGCCCCGCGTGCTGCTGGTCCACTACATCCGCGAAGTCCTGGGCCTCACGGGTACGCACTGGGGCTGCGACACGAGCAACTGCGGGACGTGCGTGGTCCTGATGGACGGGCAGCCGGTCAAGTCCTGCACTGTCCTGGCCGCCATGGCCGCGGGGCACGACATCCGCACCGTCGAGGGACTGGCCACCGGCGGCACCCTCGACCCTGTCCAGCAGGGCTTCATGGAGGAGCACGGGCTGCAGTGCGGCTTCTGTACCCCCGGGATGATGCTCACCGCCCGTGCGCTGCTGGATAAGAATCCGCACCCCGACGACGCCGAGATCAGGCAGGCCATTTCCGGCCAGATCTGCCGGTGCACGGGTTACGCAACGATTGTCCGCTCGGTGCAGTGGGCCGCCGCCCATCCTGCCGGCAGCGGCCCGGACGATGCAGCGGCGGCAGAGGACGCCGCGGCAGAGGACACGGAGGTGAAGGCATGA